One Triticum dicoccoides isolate Atlit2015 ecotype Zavitan chromosome 5B, WEW_v2.0, whole genome shotgun sequence genomic window carries:
- the LOC119309986 gene encoding uncharacterized protein LOC119309986 — translation MASQLGPPSSSLAPAKHGPVATATTITSIADDLLREIFLRLPSLPSLVRAALACRTFLRAVRSSPAFRSRFRAVHPPQLLGFYSAPCGTAIPAFIPFRSRSDPDLAAALRSSDFLLTRLPEESGEPGWEMNCCRGGYVVLHNQRTRQIAAYNPVTQALHIIPRPPHETCHLINLDVHFIFSEEDQRAFRVVCDRRRRRRRRTLARFSVFSSDSREWQCFPWVDTSTRRQPGDDGGDECMLTFYTDTPLNEPDRLAHDKHKDQAYLVVLNTATLQLYRMDLPPPLKDIDPVGIKLGRTRDGRLFLVCIDDYDASKGRLNVWLWRADGDGDGVEKWMPHKIHPLNKFVDFTLCSQECHVMASVVRVIDGFVFLCIEYERDTGCLLSFCLETEKVNKLFDHRVDCAVHPYIMEWPPSLVGNKEDSETKVTGDDARDDGPVGTQGTPSVLATSLQSYKEALINNDVAKVTKIEKLLLSIEDENKSLVRKITTLDAELTIARDHVLKISAEFEGQKQRGDGKCGRGNEPITTSLPVELPL, via the exons ATGGCCTCCCAGTTAGGGCCACCGTCGTCGTCGCTGGCGCCGGCGAAGCATGGTCCAGTGGCAACCGCCACCACCATTACTTCTATCGCCGACGACCTCCTCCGGGAGATCTTCCTCCGCCTCCCCTCCCTCCCGAGCCTCGTCCGCGCCGCCCTCGCCTGCCGCACCTTCCTCCGCGCCGTCCGTTCGTCCCCCGCCTTCCGCAGCCGCTTCCGGGCGGTCCATCCGCCCCAGCTCCTAGGCTTCTACAGCGCCCCCTGCGGCACCGCCATCCCTGCCTTCATCCCCTTCCGAAGCCGCTCCGACCCGGACCTCGCCGCCGCCCTCCGCAGCTCCGATTTCCTCCTCACCCGCCTCCCGGAAGAAAGCGGTGAGCCCGGGTGGGAGATGAATTGCTGCCGCGGCGGCTACGTCgtcctccacaaccagaggaccagaCAGATCGCCGCCTACAATCCCGTCACACAGGCGCTGCACATCATCCCCCGCCCGCCCCATGAGACCTGCCATCTCATCAATCTCGATGTCCACTTCATCTTCTCCGAGGAGGACCAGAGGGCGTTCCGCGTGGTCTGTGACCGTCGCcgcaggcggcggcggaggacgcTGGCTCGTTTCTCTGTCTTCTCATCTGACAGCAGGGAGTGGCAGTGTTTCCCGTGGGTGGACACCTCGACACGGCGGCAGCCTGGGGATGATGGAGGCGACGAGTGCATGCTCACATTTTACACTGATACGCCGCTGAATGAACCTGATAGATTGGCCCACGATAAACACAAAGATCAGGCATATCTGGTCGTCCTCAACACTGCGACGCTGCAACTATACCGGATGGATTTGCCGCCGCCCTTGAAAGACATAGACCCTGTAGGAATCAAACTTGGTCGGACCAGGGATGGAAGGCTCTTTTTGGTTTGCATAGATGACTACGATGCAAGCAAAGGAAGGCTTAATGTTTGGTTATGGAGAgccgatggtgatggtgatggcgtTGAGAAATGGATGCCGCACAAGATTCACCCACTCAATAAATTTGTTGATTTCACTCTGTGTTCACAAGAGTGTCATGTAATGGCGTCGGTTGTGAGGGTCATAGATGGTTTTGTGTTCTTGTGTATTGAGTATGAGAGGGATACAGGGTGTCTCCTATCCTTCTGCCTGGAAACAGAGAAGGTAAACAAGCTTTTTGATCATAGAGTTGACTGTGCTGTCCATCCCTACATCATGGAGTGGCCTCCTTCTTTGGTAGGCAACAAG GAAGATTCAGAAACCAAAGTTACCGGAGACGATGCGAGGGATGATGGTCCTGTGGGCACACAAGGAACTCCCTCTGTTCTTGCCACATCGTTGCAATCATATAAAGAAGCTTTAATTAATAATGATGTGGCAAAAGTCACAAAGATAGAGAAATTACTACTTTCGATTGAGGATGAGAACAAGTCTCTTGTGCGTAAAATCACTACTCTAGATGCAGAATTAACTATCGCGAGAGATCATGTCTTGAAGATAAGTGCTGAATTCGAGGGACAGAAACAGAGAGGTGATGGCAAATGTGGACGGGGAAATGAGCCGATTACCACTTCTTTGCCAGTTGAACTACCTCTTTAG